AGTATGCAAATCGGGGGCTCGGCCATCCGGGCCGGGCAGTACGCCAATGACATTTCGCAGTTGTTAAGCCAGCGTCACGCCTCAGCAAAGCTTGTTCATCCCCTATGCCGTTTGTTGGACAAACAAAGCATGGGAACGGGGAACCCTGAATTAGACAGCATTTCGCGTCCAACTGTCAAGGCGACTGTTGCGCCCGAGCCGCCTCCGGCGATTGCGCAAACGGTTGCGCCAGCATGTCAACCCTGTTGAGATTCGGTGGAAAAATCACGACGCGCCTGTGGATAACTTCCGAGAACACAGGTAAAATAGAGTGTTACGCTTACTTTAGTCGATGTATGGAAAACTTTTGGCAAGCCTGCTCCAATCAGTTGGAGCTGGAGCTGACGCCGCAGCAATATACCGCGTGGATCAAACCGCTGATCGCCCTCGACTACGAGGACGGTAAGCTGCGCATTGCGGCGCCCAACCGCTTCAAGCTCGACTGGGTCAAGTCGCAGTTCGCCAACCGCATCACCGCCCTCGCCTCGGATTACTGGGAGCGCCCGGTCGAGGTGCAGTTCGTGCTTGACCCGAAGAACAGCGCCCCGAAAAAGCCGGTCGAGCCGGCCAGCGCCCCGTCGTTGCCGACCGGGGGCGTATTGGGCGTGAACGCCGCGGCCGACACGACCGTGCCGGCCACACCGGTCGTGACGCCGGACAACGTCATCGCGAACAATCCGCGCCGCGAGCAGAGCCGCGTCAACCCGGACCTGACGTTCGAGAATTTCGTGACCGGTAAAGCGAACCAGCTGGCGCGCGCCGCCGCGATCCAGGTCGCCAACAATCCGGGCGTGTCGTACAACCCGCTGTTCTTCTACGGCGGCGTCGGCCTCGGTAAGACCCACCTGATCCATGCGATCGGCAACCAGGTGATGGCCGACCAGCCGGGCGCGCGCATCCGCTACATCCATGCGGAACAATATGTGCGCGACGTGGTGACGGCGTATCAGCGCAAGGGTTTCGACGACTTCAAGCATTACTACCACTCGCTGGACATGCTGCTGATCGACGATATCCAGTTCTTCGGCGGCAAAAGCCGCACGCAGGAAGAGTTCTTCTATGCGTTCGAAGCGCTGATCGCCGCCAAGAAGCAGATCATCATCACGTCGGACACCTATCCGAAAGAGATCACCGGCATGGATGACCGCCTGATCTCGCGCTTCGATTCCGGCCTCACCGTCGCGATCGAACCGCCGGAACTCGAAATGCGCGTGGCCATCCTGATGAAGAAAGCGGAATCGGAAGGCGTCGTGCTGAACGACGACGTCGCCTTTTTCGTCGCCAAGCACCTGCGCTCGAACGTGCGCGAGCTGGAAGGCGCGCTGCGCAAGATCCTGGCCTATTCGCGTTTCCACGGCAAGGACATCACCATCGACGTGGTGAAGGAAGCGCTGAAGGATCTGCTGTCGGTGCAGAACCGCCAGATCTCGGTCGAAAACATTCAGAAAACCGTCGCCGACTTTTTCAACATCAAGGTCGCCGACATGTATTCGAAGCGCCGTCCGGCGAATATTGCCCGTCCGCGCCAGATCGCGATGTATCTCGCCAAGGAGCTCACGCAAAAGAGCCTGCCCGAGATCGGCGAACTGTTCGGCGGGCGCGACCACACCACGGTGCTGCACGCCGTACGAAAAATCGCCCAGGACCGGACCAAGAACGCCGAGTGCAACCACGAATTGCACGTGCTGGAGCAGACGCTGAAAGGCTGACCTGAGGGAGATCGATCCGCCGCCTGAAAGAGTGCACAAAGGCGGATTTTTCTCTCTCACTCTGGCA
This genomic stretch from Massilia sp. 9096 harbors:
- the dnaA gene encoding chromosomal replication initiator protein DnaA gives rise to the protein MENFWQACSNQLELELTPQQYTAWIKPLIALDYEDGKLRIAAPNRFKLDWVKSQFANRITALASDYWERPVEVQFVLDPKNSAPKKPVEPASAPSLPTGGVLGVNAAADTTVPATPVVTPDNVIANNPRREQSRVNPDLTFENFVTGKANQLARAAAIQVANNPGVSYNPLFFYGGVGLGKTHLIHAIGNQVMADQPGARIRYIHAEQYVRDVVTAYQRKGFDDFKHYYHSLDMLLIDDIQFFGGKSRTQEEFFYAFEALIAAKKQIIITSDTYPKEITGMDDRLISRFDSGLTVAIEPPELEMRVAILMKKAESEGVVLNDDVAFFVAKHLRSNVRELEGALRKILAYSRFHGKDITIDVVKEALKDLLSVQNRQISVENIQKTVADFFNIKVADMYSKRRPANIARPRQIAMYLAKELTQKSLPEIGELFGGRDHTTVLHAVRKIAQDRTKNAECNHELHVLEQTLKG